In one window of Tellurirhabdus rosea DNA:
- a CDS encoding glycosyltransferase family 2 protein produces MHTASENPKELLTEYLSSRQPLVSVICTSFNHEPYIRHSLQSVIDQTYPAVELIVVDNNSTDRTVPVVEAFREKHSGLHLIKNSRNIGLARAFNQGLKVANGRFVIDLSADDVLHPKRIERQVSAFGRLPADYAVVFSNAALIDEKDQVIGHHFNLNERGEAARAVPSGSIFKEILESFVVCSPTMMMRREVLDSLGGYDETLAYEDFDFWVRSTKDYRYHYLDEVLTNKRVLRQSLSTEFSKPRNLLLPSTLKVCYKAFDQCQTPDEYRALAVRLKWSIRQCFYAQHYQLAFEFEKLLAYMEEPDWKTKLFLNFCRLRLPVNGLYRQYLNWQRKPYRISSYMIS; encoded by the coding sequence ATGCATACTGCCTCCGAAAATCCAAAGGAACTGTTAACCGAATACCTGTCTTCGAGGCAGCCGTTAGTTTCTGTTATCTGCACAAGCTTCAACCACGAACCTTACATCCGGCATTCGCTGCAATCGGTTATCGACCAGACCTATCCGGCGGTCGAACTCATCGTCGTCGACAACAACAGCACCGACCGCACCGTGCCGGTCGTGGAGGCATTTCGGGAAAAACATTCGGGGCTTCACCTCATCAAAAATTCGCGGAACATTGGCCTTGCCCGGGCCTTCAATCAGGGCCTGAAAGTGGCCAACGGCCGGTTTGTGATCGATCTCTCGGCGGACGATGTGCTGCATCCGAAACGGATCGAACGGCAGGTCAGCGCGTTCGGGCGGCTGCCCGCGGATTATGCCGTCGTGTTCAGCAATGCCGCGCTGATCGACGAAAAAGACCAGGTTATCGGACATCACTTCAACCTCAACGAGCGGGGCGAAGCGGCCAGAGCGGTTCCTTCGGGCTCTATCTTCAAGGAAATTCTGGAGTCGTTTGTGGTCTGTTCGCCGACCATGATGATGCGCCGTGAGGTCCTCGACAGCCTGGGCGGGTATGACGAGACGCTGGCCTACGAAGATTTCGACTTCTGGGTCCGCTCGACCAAAGACTACCGCTATCATTATCTGGACGAGGTGTTAACCAACAAACGGGTGCTCCGCCAGTCGCTGTCTACCGAATTCTCGAAGCCCCGGAATCTGCTGCTGCCTTCTACGCTGAAAGTGTGTTACAAAGCCTTCGACCAGTGCCAGACGCCGGACGAATACAGGGCGCTGGCCGTCCGGCTCAAATGGAGCATCCGCCAGTGCTTCTACGCCCAGCATTACCAACTGGCGTTCGAGTTTGAAAAACTGCTGGCTTACATGGAGGAGCCGGACTGGAAAACGAAGCTTTTCCTGAACTTCTGCCGGTTGCGGCTTCCGGTCAACGGGCTGTACCGGCAATACCTGAACTGGCAGCGCAAGCCCTACCGAATATCTTCCTACATGATAAGTTAA
- a CDS encoding YihY/virulence factor BrkB family protein: protein MNWYDFLNKFVNKFMDNDTNERSTSVAYSLILAVFPFIIFLFTLVPYIPVPNLEQQVMDFMGRALPATTFDSVKSTILDIISRPRGGVLSVGFLLAGYAATSGVVSLMNAFNSSHQTGEGRSFLKTRLIAVGLTLTLTFSLFLAIAVLVVGGVVSDYLRHFQIFDNPVFYTLIDIGRYLLVLVVFMLAVAIIYRFGPDVDMKWKFITPGSLFASVVIVITTLGFSYYVSNFGSYNKLYGSIGTLIVLMVWVNLVALLLIMGFEMNVSLYNLEGDKNPQVADKKLQ, encoded by the coding sequence ATGAACTGGTACGATTTCCTGAACAAGTTTGTCAACAAGTTCATGGACAATGATACCAACGAGCGGTCTACCTCGGTGGCGTACAGCCTCATTCTGGCCGTTTTTCCGTTTATCATCTTTCTGTTTACGCTGGTGCCCTACATTCCGGTCCCCAACCTGGAACAGCAGGTGATGGACTTTATGGGCCGTGCCCTGCCCGCCACCACGTTCGATTCTGTCAAAAGCACGATTCTCGACATCATCAGCCGTCCGCGGGGCGGAGTGCTGTCGGTGGGTTTTCTGCTGGCTGGGTACGCCGCCACGAGCGGGGTGGTGTCGCTGATGAACGCCTTCAACTCGTCCCACCAGACCGGGGAGGGACGCAGTTTTCTCAAAACCCGCCTCATCGCGGTGGGCCTGACGCTGACGCTGACCTTTTCCCTGTTTCTGGCGATTGCCGTTCTGGTGGTCGGGGGCGTCGTTTCTGATTATCTGCGGCACTTTCAGATTTTTGATAATCCCGTTTTCTACACCCTGATCGACATCGGCCGTTACCTGCTGGTGCTGGTGGTGTTTATGCTGGCGGTGGCCATTATCTACCGCTTCGGGCCGGATGTGGACATGAAATGGAAGTTTATCACGCCGGGGTCGCTGTTTGCGTCTGTGGTGATCGTGATAACGACCTTGGGCTTTTCGTACTACGTGTCCAATTTTGGTTCCTACAACAAACTCTACGGGTCCATCGGGACGCTGATCGTGCTGATGGTCTGGGTCAATCTGGTCGCCCTGCTGCTGATTATGGGGTTCGAAATGAACGTGTCCCTGTACAATCTGGAAGGTGACAAAAATCCGCAGGTGGCCGACAAGAAACTCCAGTAA
- a CDS encoding acyl-CoA thioesterase, whose amino-acid sequence MFTFDVPPIRVRYADTDQMGYVYYGNYARFYEIGRVEALRSLGFHYKEMEDSGVMMPVYENRSRYLKPARYDDLLTIRVRIPDLPTVRVVFQYDIFNQEEEHLNTGETTLVFQNRATGKLCKAPTELMDKLKPFFSAAV is encoded by the coding sequence ATGTTCACATTCGACGTTCCTCCCATTCGTGTCCGGTATGCCGATACCGACCAGATGGGGTATGTTTATTACGGAAATTATGCCCGGTTTTACGAAATTGGCCGGGTGGAGGCGCTGCGGAGTCTGGGTTTTCACTATAAGGAAATGGAGGATTCAGGCGTGATGATGCCCGTTTACGAAAACCGTTCGCGGTACCTGAAGCCCGCGCGGTACGACGACCTGCTGACCATCCGGGTGCGGATTCCGGACCTGCCTACCGTGCGGGTTGTGTTTCAGTACGACATTTTTAATCAGGAAGAAGAACATCTGAATACCGGTGAAACGACGCTCGTTTTTCAGAATAGGGCCACAGGAAAGCTCTGCAAGGCGCCGACTGAGCTTATGGATAAACTCAAACCTTTTTTCTCAGCCGCGGTTTAA